Genomic segment of Methanolobus mangrovi:
ATCTGCCGGGCTATGAGAATATCATCTTCAATCTTGAGATCAATGCTTTTCTCGGCTATGCTACTCAACCCCTTCTTCAATCATTTCAAGAAGCTTGTCAAAGCCTTTGTCGAGATTAAGGGCAGTGTCAACTCCAATAAGTTCCCGCCCCATCTCAACCAGTGTAAGCGCAACCATTGGCTGCATACCACACAGGACAACGCGAGTACCCATAAGACGTGCCATCCTTGCCGTCTCATTGATCACACGGGCCATGAAAGAATCCACAATATCCATTGCAGTTATATCAATGATAAGACCCTTTGAGCCACTTTTTTCAAGAGTTGAAACGACGTCTGATTGATACTTCAGAGCATCATCGTCAGTCATGTCAC
This window contains:
- a CDS encoding STAS domain-containing protein → MEIPILKLKNILLTSIQSDMTDDDALKYQSDVVSTLEKSGSKGLIIDITAMDIVDSFMARVINETARMARLMGTRVVLCGMQPMVALTLVEMGRELIGVDTALNLDKGFDKLLEMIEEGVE